A window of Onychomys torridus unplaced genomic scaffold, mOncTor1.1, whole genome shotgun sequence genomic DNA:
AGAGGATTCAGGAAGACAGGCCTGGGGCTGCTTCAgcaggaagggtatcctgactgttcggAAAGTCAGGGCATCCTGACTGTTCAGGAAAATCAGGGCATCCTGACTGTTTGGGAAAGTCAGGCTACATCTGGTGTGATGGGTGATGGTCTACCCGGTCTCTCCTGGAGAGATGCTGCAGTGAGCTTGCTCAGCTCCCACTTAATAGGGCTTCCTTGGCCCTACTTCTCTGGccaaagaaattacaaaaatgtaGCAATCTACTCTGCTCAGGAGAAAAATCTTGCTTTTCAGCTCTTTTGCTCTGTCTACTCAGCAAGGACTTCCATTCAGCTCCCCTTCCTCAAACCATATAGGCTATCTCAGCAAAGCTTTTCTTTTGGTCTCccttgctcaatccactatgggatatctcagcaaggttcttctattCAGACCCCCTTGCCCAATCCAACTTGGGATGTCCAAcaaggttcttctgtgcaccagtgaatgaagtcttcacacccaaaacactattgaaaaagaaattgattaGGAataaggagtccaggagagtagctgcttcTACAAGGGTGGAGAGAACAACTCTCAATTGACCAGGCAcagcagtttatataggatgttttGGGGATGAATTCAAccaatcagttttctttttttctgcccagggagtGGCCAGTATTGTgggctagggacagagatggtCCTGATTACAGAGACAAATAGTTTTCCTTTCACtggtctttcttggctttttgacactaccttcAAGGCCAGGGCTCatctctttcactgactctgatgcTAGGGACCAAGAATGTTATTTTGGCAccagtttcagagtcagggcatgtttccttgtttcatttttctggcTCAGGTCCAAAACACAagttgtgtttctttccctggtcctgggtccTAGGGACTGGATTCTActgtcctcttctgtgattggttggtttcacaagtcagttgaccaggggcagagatggctggcTTGAGCCAAACTGTTTTTCATTCACTGGgcatatctgagccatctttttctaGTTCTGGGTTCCAGGGTCATGGTGGATTTCTTTTGCCAACTCCTTACCCCTACAGTTTTGACAAAACAACAATCAATGGCAGTACATCATCTACACTTAGAATTGTACTCAAGGATCATATATTCTAATGTATACATGACTAATTACTGACATTCAAGCCAGGCTGGATAACAAACGTTTCAAGTGcatttgtgaatattaaatattacaaataCAACCATTAACAAAATTCCATCACCCTTATACAAACACCCTTACTTGGAAAGTGTGATCACATACTGCCTGAGAGTTAAAGTAAAATGAATTACTTCCATGAGAGCCATTCCATTCTATACCAGGCAACAGATAAATACCTCTGAATAAGGAAAAGTgtaaaaaaagatgaacaaaagccacagaaggaatagaaggaccacaaaataaactttactaaTTGAATTTGCCACATATATCCCACATTTCAAAGTCTTTCTCATATGCTGCCAAATAGAAGCCACAATGGGTTCCTCACATCAGTTTTAGTGATActtgttaataatttatttacttcaaatctacaatgaaaagacttaaaacaaagtttttttttcctttgaaacctAAAACAACTGTGATACCTGAAGTGTTAAGCAAAGTTCATTCCCTGGACCAAGATCAGGTATTGGATGACTTCCAGTAATTCTTGCAACAAGAAGCTCCAAGGGTCTAACCTACTTGGGAAccagaatgcacatacatatatccagaggaagacacaaacacacacacacacacacacacacacacacacacacacacacacacaccataattaaaacagaaacaaaccattaaaataattatcaatcatgaatgtttttctgttatcattCTCGTAACATGGGTTTTGAGGCATCTAAATGATTACAGAGTTTTTCTCTGTCATGAATTGGTCCATGTAATAGAAAGCAAGCATCAAGTCTTGAAGTCTGAGTAATCTATCATTTTCAGTCTGTgatatcatttgagaaaatttGAAAATGGTACACTGCAGGAAGAAATCAGTCATGAGGGTTGTCCTGAGCATTTACATCTGCACACCATTTCCAATTTACACATTTGCTTTATGCTGCAGGACAAGAAGGTGAATTCTTAGCTGCCTGTTTTAGCTGCCATATCTGACACTTGTTTCCATGCCACTTTTAAGAGGTTCATGTAttgctgtggaacccagggccaaattaaacctttttttaaagttcacaTCGATATGTTctattatcaaagcaacagaaaaggcatatctatgaaattttagaccagaattcattatctcatgtatttgaacagagGTATGAAATCTAAAATGttacttatcatttaaatttataggccttttgtccatatttgttgaaatatgtaaacaaaataaaaacagatataatGATTGATCAGATTATtgacacattttagatttttttccaaaataattcattttttgaaattgaatttaagTATGTTGGCTGAGGATCATAACAATGTATATATAGTCAGATTTCCTTTGGTATGAGTTTCTTTCAGATCTTCAAAGTATAATGTCATATTGAAATGCTTTAAGAGACCAATTACACACTAAAATTTTACAGTTACAGggttatttgtgtttttactaggcattaccacattgattatactcatagggtttctctccaatatgtgtttttatatagggTTGTGCAAGggctttaccacactgtttaAATTCATAGGGTTCTTGTcaattatgtgttctttcatgaaattgaagAGTGTTGTgatgtacaaaggctttaccacactgattagaaTTGTATGGTTTcaatccagtatgtgttcttttatgtctttgtaGATGAGAGTGATGAGCAAAGGCCTGtaaaacactgattacattcttatggtctctccagtatgtgttaccttaagtacttgaagatgaccaggCTGTGCAAATGCTTACCCACACTGTATATATTCATAGGGTGTCTCTTccgtatgtgttctttcatgcaactgaagagaattgtgatgagcaaaggctttaccacattgtttacattcataagtgtcaaagagaaagatgtcaggaaccaaacatgaaacaTGGAATAGTATTAGCCAGGCAAGAGAACAAGTTacaagaccactgcccttccccagtaagtaagtaagtaagtaagtaagtaagtaagacCTGTTGagtaaccagaggctcccaaagataagaagacaattCACAATCAGGTGTCATGACAACCAAGTGGAAagagcctagcaacagaataaatggcccctttccagtgaccttagctgacatcttgcagttgcacgatctgcactTCTCTCATGTACTGCACCCCTTCCACTTGTAGATGACTGGGCTGTGCAAATGCTATCCCACATTGTATACATTCATAGGTTCTCTCTCCCGTATGTGTTCTTTGATGCAACTGAAAAGAATTGTgaagagcaaaggctttaccacattgtttgtATTCTAGAGTTGctatccagtatgtgttctttcatgtaatcgAAGACCAGTGTGTTGAGTAAAGGCTtgaccacactgattacattcatagggtttctttccagcatgtgttcttttatgtacttggaaATGATCAgactgtgcaaaggttttaccacattgtttacattcatagagtttctctccagtatgtgttcttttatgtacttgaagatgtcTGGAATGTGCAAAGTCTTTACCACACTGAGTATATTCAtacggtttctctccagtatgtgttctttcatgaacttgaagatgaccaggctgtgcaaaggttttaccacattgtttacattcataggtttTCTCTCCAGTaagtgttcttttatgtacttgaagatgactggaacgtgcaaatgctttaccacaatGTTTACaatcatagggtttctctccagtatgtgttcttttgtgtAATTGAAGAGCACAGTATtgagcaaacactttaccacattgtttacattcatagggtttctctccagaatgtgttcttttatgtacttgaagagaacCGGGatgtgcaaagactttaccacactgattactttcatagggtttctctccagcatgtgttcttttatgtacttgaagatgactgcgCTTTGTAAAGTCTTTACCACATTGATAACATTCATAGGGTCTCTCCACTATGTgtcctttcatgcatttgaagagtacTCTTTGGAGCagaggctttaccacactgattacattaatagggtttctctccagtatgtgttcttttatgtatttgaagagaattgtgctgtgcaaaggctttaccacattgtttacattcatagggtttctctccagtatgtgttcttttatgtatttgaagagaattgtgatgtgcaaaggctttaccacattgtttacattcatagggtttctctccagtatgtgttcttttatgtacttgaagatgactggaatgtgcaaaggctttaccacattgtttacattcatagggtttctctccagtatgtgttcttttatgtacttgaagatgacagGAAcgtacaaaggctttaccacattgtttacattcatagggtttctctccattatgtgttcttttatgtatttgaagagaattgtgatgtgcataggctttaccacattgtttacattcaaagggtttctctccattatgtgttcttttatgtatttgaagataatTGTGATgggcaaaggctttaccacattgcttacattgatagggtttctctccagtatgtgttcttttatgtacttgaagatgactggaacgtgcaaaggctttaccacattgtttacattcatagggtttctctccagtatgtgctcTATTATGTACTTTAAGATATTtgtgctgtgcaaaggctttaccacattgtttacattcataggttttctttccagtatgtgttctttcatgtaattgaagagcactgtgttgagcaaaggctttaccacaatgattacattcatagggtttctctccagtatgtgttcttttatgtacttgaagatgaccaggctgtgcaaaggttttaccacattgtttaccttcatatggtttctctccaataTGTGTCCTTTTGTGCATTTGAAGAGTACTGTTTTGAGCAAAGACTTtgccacactgattacattcatagggtttctctccagtatgtgtccttttatgtacttgaagatgattggggtttgtaaaggctttaccacattgattacattcatagggtttctctccagaatgttttcttctatgtatTTGTAGAATTTTACATTGAGTAAAGGCTTTGCCACTTTGATTACACCCATTAGGTTTTTTAAGGTTATGTGTAGTTTCATGCCTGTGAAGATGACTGTGTTGTCCAAAGGTTTTACCACAATGATTATATTCACAGGATTTCTCTCCTGTAAGTGGTCGTTCATGCCTTTGAGGATGACTGTGACAtacaaagactttaccacactcaGTATATTCACGTGCTTTCTCTGTAGTATGACTTCTTTTATGCCTGCAAGaacaattgaaacatttaaaaactttatcacATTCATTGCATTGCTGAGTCTTTATATCTGCaagaattaattttacaatttggtctaaacataaagagaaaagagGTCTTAAGGTTTTAACATGTTATTTACACTCATGTTCATCCCCTGCATTAAGGATGGCTTTGCATATTTGAACATGCCTGTGATGATAAGAGCCTTAATTACTGGCTCATATTTATggcatcatttttctttgaggtttttcacatatttaaagagaattgGAATTTGGACATTTACCTCATTTATTCCATTGATAAAGTTTCCTATACTGTAAGTCCTGCTACATGTTCATCGTTAACCAGGACAAACAGAAGCATTTAAACAGTTTTAGTACTCATAGGGCATTTTTGTGGTGTGCTTGTTGAACTATTCTGAATGAAGTTGGAAACCTTGTTGTTGGTAAACTTGAATCACATTCAACAAGTTATATTCAACATTGAACTATGATATATCTTCTAATTGTTCTGAGATTGAAAGATGTACATTGCTTCTTTCCATATTCTTATGTTCATAGAGCTGGTATCATGAGTGACATATGAtataacaaataaagaaagattaaaaacaataatattttcacatttcattTACAGTTGGACGTTCTGTTCCTCATCAACATGTGGTATAGGGAATAATGTTTCTCTACAAACCCACCCCCCTAACTCTTGTATCTAACTACCCATCTAACTAAAATTAGCAAGACAGAACAACTATATAATTAACTATATTATAGACTATTTGCTTA
This region includes:
- the LOC118576053 gene encoding zinc finger protein 101-like, with amino-acid sequence MNQNAVTYNDVHVNITQEEWALMDPSQKNLYKDVMLETYMNLIAIGIKEVILQRKHVNILSVVKSLYVTVILKGMNDHLQERNPVNIINVVKPLHSTNILKYIIEHILERNPMNVNNVVKP